The following are encoded together in the Spiroplasma apis B31 genome:
- a CDS encoding acetyl-CoA carboxylase biotin carboxyl carrier protein subunit, protein MERLKFENSRNYKGIVESVFVSDGEVVKVGQLLAKISTQVESFEITSPIEGIVKNVYVIESLIVTNGDIIFDIVSSSEQTMEPTLDFTSGTEIFNADDIQIGMETKNIFPTDKFMSENENFKKSDEFLKANFDSNVEETSRDFENAENKTVESEDMHTFKNEFLNKYDESINERVDSMNSNVEPLTISDSITEELSLWELNEKKHESSFTDEFNKNLENNQTRKDKNDNVSIKDLELNNQSVSHVNEEELLSQIAHEIKRLNKALEEKESDSNKKTSHVITVDESQSNYLVDRDEKDRKNEFLNKKLEDLMLSDKNSMEKLESLISNNDLLSEEVRLLKLENEKLNEKLQLIEKSFSLSSKNNETTKKFKMSFEVDITALMTIYTLMQEPYLKKGIELSLCTFYLKAFNMVSEKFNLLDVNKNTISLGTIDEKGLNFNNLAFDSKIPLDTLANLMSGKASQSNDSKLVMFELSNHSAEYVNLNLENPSDILLVVGEPRSKVKEDMILSNIVTVSFEFDLDILTSSVAPNFAKEFNYIIGNPGFII, encoded by the coding sequence ATGGAAAGATTAAAGTTTGAAAACTCTCGAAATTATAAAGGTATTGTCGAGAGTGTATTTGTGTCTGATGGTGAAGTTGTCAAGGTTGGCCAACTTCTAGCTAAAATTTCAACACAAGTTGAAAGTTTTGAAATTACTTCACCAATTGAGGGTATTGTTAAAAATGTTTATGTTATTGAATCATTAATTGTGACTAATGGAGACATTATTTTTGATATTGTAAGTAGTTCTGAACAAACAATGGAGCCAACTCTTGATTTCACTAGCGGCACTGAAATTTTCAATGCTGATGATATACAAATTGGTATGGAAACAAAAAATATTTTTCCTACAGATAAATTTATGAGTGAAAATGAGAACTTCAAAAAAAGTGATGAATTTTTAAAAGCAAACTTTGATTCAAATGTAGAAGAAACTTCAAGAGATTTTGAAAACGCGGAAAACAAAACCGTCGAAAGTGAAGACATGCACACATTTAAAAATGAGTTTTTGAATAAATACGACGAAAGCATTAATGAAAGAGTGGACTCAATGAATTCAAATGTCGAGCCCCTAACTATAAGTGATTCAATAACAGAAGAACTATCGCTTTGAGAATTGAATGAGAAAAAACATGAAAGCAGCTTCACAGATGAATTCAATAAAAATTTAGAAAACAATCAAACAAGGAAAGACAAAAATGATAACGTCTCGATTAAAGATCTTGAATTAAATAATCAGAGTGTTTCACATGTAAATGAAGAAGAACTATTGTCACAAATAGCTCACGAAATAAAAAGATTGAACAAAGCCTTAGAAGAAAAAGAGAGTGATTCAAACAAAAAAACGAGCCATGTAATAACTGTAGACGAATCACAAAGTAATTATCTAGTAGATCGTGATGAAAAAGATAGAAAAAATGAGTTCTTAAATAAAAAACTTGAAGACTTGATGCTATCGGATAAAAACTCTATGGAAAAACTAGAAAGTCTAATCAGCAACAATGACCTTTTGAGTGAAGAAGTACGATTACTGAAGTTGGAAAACGAAAAACTAAATGAAAAACTACAACTTATAGAGAAAAGTTTTAGTTTAAGTTCAAAAAATAACGAAACTACAAAAAAATTCAAAATGAGTTTTGAAGTTGATATTACAGCATTAATGACTATATATACATTAATGCAAGAACCTTATTTAAAAAAAGGAATTGAACTTTCTTTATGTACTTTTTATTTAAAAGCATTCAATATGGTTTCAGAAAAATTTAATTTATTAGATGTCAATAAAAATACAATATCACTTGGTACAATAGACGAAAAAGGATTAAATTTTAACAACTTAGCTTTTGACTCTAAAATACCTTTAGATACTTTGGCAAACTTAATGAGTGGAAAAGCTTCTCAATCAAATGACTCAAAACTAGTTATGTTTGAACTTTCTAATCATTCAGCAGAATACGTTAATTTAAATTTAGAAAACCCTTCAGACATTTTATTAGTAGTGGGTGAACCAAGGTCAAAAGTGAAAGAAGATATGATACTTTCAAACATTGTAACAGTTTCATTTGAATTTGATTTAGATATTCTAACAAGCAGTGTTGCACCAAATTTTGCTAAAGAGTTTAATTATATAATTGGAAATCCTGGATTTATAATTTAA
- a CDS encoding serine aminopeptidase domain-containing protein has protein sequence MEPWTLIWSLLSKILYTIGGITILILILILIIRLVKLNSLSFKPTAFQKGELIKKKMFKTKDLYELAWYGDIDPESEYILIGVHDLNRNRKDFERLSNYFAQKNNLISVVSFDQRNCGDNKDFFGYHPGVLISDLNEIVDSLSESYKSKKIIILAEGISFASCLYLSKNKNVHKIISSSLRLNIAYNKEPGYNFKLFMGTLFNMNTFLKEHINGLDLVDDISYAKSLEKQNLEKGRYSVRSLFLMNKVNNNIKRHINNSNNKVTLIQPTNDYYSDAKRTAKLLSALDENSYELILLKNYKHYTLNHKHSEEVFEKIENAIKKSD, from the coding sequence ATGGAACCATGAACACTGATATGAAGTTTATTGAGTAAGATATTATATACAATTGGTGGTATCACTATTTTGATACTTATTTTGATACTTATTATAAGACTTGTGAAACTTAATTCTTTAAGTTTTAAACCCACTGCCTTTCAAAAAGGAGAGTTAATCAAGAAAAAAATGTTCAAAACAAAAGATTTATACGAGCTTGCTTGATATGGAGATATTGATCCAGAGAGTGAATACATATTGATTGGCGTACATGACTTAAATAGAAATCGCAAAGATTTTGAGCGCTTAAGTAACTATTTTGCTCAAAAGAATAACTTAATATCTGTTGTAAGTTTTGATCAAAGAAATTGTGGTGATAACAAAGATTTTTTTGGTTACCATCCAGGAGTACTAATATCAGATTTAAATGAAATAGTGGATTCTCTTAGTGAGAGTTACAAAAGTAAGAAAATTATCATACTTGCAGAGGGAATATCTTTTGCGAGTTGTCTATATTTATCAAAAAATAAGAATGTGCATAAAATAATTTCAAGTTCATTGAGATTGAATATAGCATATAATAAGGAACCAGGCTATAATTTTAAATTATTTATGGGAACACTATTTAATATGAACACCTTTTTAAAAGAACATATCAATGGTTTAGATTTAGTTGATGATATTAGTTATGCAAAAAGTTTAGAAAAACAAAACTTAGAAAAAGGTAGATACTCAGTTCGAAGTTTATTTCTTATGAATAAAGTTAACAACAATATTAAAAGACACATCAACAACTCAAATAATAAAGTGACTTTAATACAACCTACAAATGATTATTATTCTGATGCAAAAAGGACAGCAAAACTTTTAAGTGCATTGGATGAAAACTCTTATGAATTAATTTTGCTTAAAAATTACAAACACTATACATTAAATCACAAACATTCAGAAGAGGTCTTTGAAAAAATCGAAAATGCAATAAAGAAAAGTGATTAA
- the ald gene encoding alanine dehydrogenase produces the protein MKIGIPKEIKPQENRVAITPAGVKELIKNNHQVFVEKSAGIGSGFCDEDYKLAGAKIIDDAAEVWKNDMIIKVKEPLKSEYKYLYEGQIVFTYLHLASDKVLTEELLKAKVTSIAYETIQTPDGAIPLLRPMSEVAGRLAVINGMYFMFKTNGGSGLLMNGTPGTDRAKVTVIGGGVAGKAAARMAAAIDCDVTVIENCERKIRELHDLFGNKVQILKSNHYNIEKSVVVSDLVISTVLVPGASAPKLVTEDMVKKMQKDSIIVDVAIDQGGSVETIDHATTHENPTFRVHDVIHYSVANMPGAVPKTSTIALTNATIQYVIEIANNDIKKLIKSNEQIKKGIQTIEGKLVFKGVADAHGMSLTDIDQI, from the coding sequence ATGAAAATTGGAATACCTAAAGAAATTAAACCCCAAGAAAACAGGGTAGCAATCACACCTGCTGGTGTAAAAGAATTAATCAAAAATAATCACCAAGTATTTGTAGAAAAAAGTGCAGGTATAGGAAGTGGCTTTTGTGATGAAGACTATAAATTGGCAGGCGCCAAAATTATCGATGACGCAGCTGAAGTCTGAAAAAATGATATGATCATAAAAGTTAAAGAACCTCTAAAGTCAGAATATAAATATTTATATGAAGGACAAATTGTTTTTACATACTTACACTTAGCATCAGACAAAGTTTTAACAGAAGAACTTTTAAAAGCAAAAGTTACTTCAATAGCTTATGAAACCATACAAACACCCGATGGTGCAATCCCACTATTAAGACCTATGAGTGAAGTTGCTGGTAGACTTGCTGTAATCAACGGTATGTACTTCATGTTCAAAACTAACGGGGGAAGTGGACTTTTAATGAATGGTACACCCGGAACAGATCGAGCAAAAGTAACAGTTATTGGTGGGGGTGTTGCTGGTAAGGCAGCAGCTAGAATGGCAGCAGCCATTGATTGTGATGTAACAGTAATTGAAAATTGTGAAAGAAAAATAAGAGAACTTCATGATTTATTTGGTAATAAAGTTCAAATACTAAAATCAAATCATTACAACATTGAAAAATCAGTAGTTGTTAGTGATTTGGTAATTTCAACAGTTTTAGTCCCTGGTGCATCGGCTCCAAAACTAGTGACAGAGGACATGGTTAAAAAAATGCAAAAAGATAGCATAATTGTCGATGTAGCTATTGACCAAGGAGGTAGTGTAGAAACAATAGACCATGCAACAACTCATGAAAATCCTACCTTTAGAGTTCATGATGTAATTCATTATTCAGTAGCTAATATGCCTGGGGCTGTTCCTAAAACTAGTACCATAGCATTAACTAATGCTACAATACAATATGTTATTGAAATTGCAAACAATGACATTAAAAAACTTATAAAATCAAATGAGCAAATTAAAAAAGGAATACAAACTATAGAAGGTAAGTTAGTGTTCAAAGGTGTAGCTGATGCTCATGGCATGAGCTTAACAGATATTGATCAAATCTAA
- a CDS encoding sulfite exporter TauE/SafE family protein, whose amino-acid sequence MNNSFAGIQKEVLKSEEELTKIVNDILSFSDLIQILKSDFATQKNDLASLFKEKQVTHEEYVQELKKLQSVYKIHISDIKQSVGATQKYAFDKYEKNIKYKKEHKQEIKNILKSLSDEIDELKKVDKKNSSISTLKEKKKSLVKPISTNFLKVFSIIAVPLILVCTLLVNYFVYFPNTRNGELDLSKSEYLIAFIIVILTLVITGIYFYFLVFKVLKKSYIDRENNIFKLTSIGVCGSFLDTIGVGSFAVATAGLKATKTMKNDALLPGTLNVGLGIPNLIAGTVFVAAIDVGTITLVSLVLAAIIGSFLGAELTKRISAKYISVTMGTLLAIVGILMFLIQLDILPSGNATSLEGWKLGLGIGLFFVYGGLQAFGIGLYAPALATITLLGMDIKVAFPIMTLASGSAFPLAAYSYYKNNNYLPKTSFGLMVGGTLGVALAFLVVFVGIEVGAEVKTAVFTNYLKWLAILVVYYVAFVLIMSYVKARKKSANSTKITEHQIIYAINNRSTWDVDINHHLSILLKNFNENKQAYEKS is encoded by the coding sequence ATGAATAATTCATTTGCTGGAATTCAAAAAGAAGTTTTAAAGAGCGAAGAAGAGCTCACCAAAATAGTCAACGACATTTTAAGTTTTAGTGACTTGATTCAAATACTAAAGAGTGATTTTGCCACACAAAAAAATGATTTGGCAAGTTTGTTCAAAGAAAAACAAGTTACACACGAAGAATATGTCCAGGAATTAAAAAAACTTCAATCCGTTTATAAAATTCATATAAGTGATATTAAACAATCTGTTGGAGCTACTCAAAAATATGCTTTCGACAAGTACGAAAAAAATATAAAGTACAAAAAAGAACATAAACAGGAAATAAAAAATATCTTAAAAAGTCTTAGTGATGAAATAGATGAATTAAAAAAAGTCGATAAGAAAAATTCAAGTATATCTACTTTGAAAGAAAAGAAAAAAAGTTTAGTTAAGCCAATAAGTACAAACTTTTTAAAAGTATTTAGTATTATTGCAGTCCCTTTAATATTGGTATGCACACTTTTGGTTAATTACTTTGTTTACTTTCCTAATACAAGAAATGGAGAGCTTGACTTATCTAAATCAGAATACTTAATAGCATTTATTATTGTTATTTTAACCCTAGTAATAACTGGTATATATTTTTATTTCTTAGTATTCAAGGTTTTAAAAAAATCCTATATTGATAGAGAGAATAATATATTCAAACTTACATCTATCGGTGTTTGTGGTTCATTCCTTGATACTATTGGAGTTGGTTCATTTGCTGTTGCAACCGCCGGTTTAAAAGCAACAAAAACCATGAAAAATGATGCATTATTACCAGGTACTTTGAATGTAGGGTTAGGTATACCTAACTTAATTGCAGGTACTGTATTTGTGGCAGCAATTGATGTTGGTACAATCACATTGGTTTCGCTAGTTTTAGCGGCAATTATAGGAAGTTTTTTAGGAGCTGAACTTACCAAGAGAATAAGTGCGAAATATATTAGCGTAACTATGGGAACATTGTTAGCTATAGTTGGTATATTAATGTTTTTGATACAACTAGATATTTTACCTAGTGGTAACGCAACTAGTTTGGAAGGTTGAAAACTTGGTTTAGGTATAGGGTTATTCTTTGTTTATGGTGGGTTACAAGCATTTGGTATTGGTCTTTATGCTCCTGCATTAGCAACTATTACTTTATTGGGTATGGATATAAAAGTTGCATTTCCAATAATGACACTTGCATCAGGTTCTGCGTTTCCACTTGCTGCTTACTCATATTACAAAAATAACAACTACTTGCCAAAAACTAGTTTTGGATTAATGGTAGGAGGAACCTTGGGTGTAGCTCTAGCGTTCTTAGTAGTTTTTGTGGGTATTGAAGTAGGTGCAGAAGTGAAAACTGCAGTGTTCACTAATTATTTAAAATGATTAGCTATACTAGTTGTATACTATGTGGCATTTGTATTAATCATGTCATATGTTAAGGCACGAAAAAAATCCGCCAATTCAACAAAAATAACAGAGCATCAAATAATTTATGCAATTAATAATCGCTCTACGTGAGATGTAGATATTAATCATCATTTATCAATCTTATTAAAAAACTTTAATGAGAACAAACAAGCTTATGAAAAATCTTAA
- the nrdG gene encoding anaerobic ribonucleoside-triphosphate reductase activating protein, with protein MKILKIYKETISDGPGLRYSIYLSGCLHACKGCHNIRSWSFKVGKVFDKEYEKSIIEDLKSNPLLNGVTFSGGDPMFSAIELLPFIKLIKKETNLNIWLYTGFTIEEITEQKNINEDTRARFEILKYIDTLVDGRFVKELLDPNVLYRGSSNQRLIDTKEFLKKI; from the coding sequence ATGAAAATTTTAAAAATTTACAAAGAAACTATTAGTGATGGCCCTGGTCTTAGATACTCAATCTACTTATCGGGTTGTTTGCATGCTTGTAAAGGATGTCATAATATAAGAAGTTGAAGTTTCAAAGTAGGTAAAGTTTTTGACAAAGAATATGAAAAATCTATCATTGAGGATTTGAAAAGTAACCCATTACTAAATGGTGTTACCTTTAGTGGTGGTGATCCTATGTTTAGTGCTATCGAACTTTTACCATTTATAAAACTCATAAAAAAAGAAACTAATTTAAATATTTGACTTTATACTGGCTTCACTATCGAAGAAATAACTGAACAAAAAAATATAAATGAAGATACGCGAGCAAGATTTGAAATATTAAAATATATTGATACATTAGTTGATGGTAGGTTTGTGAAAGAATTACTAGATCCAAACGTTTTGTATAGAGGAAGTAGTAATCAAAGGTTAATTGACACTAAAGAGTTTTTGAAAAAAATATAA
- a CDS encoding anaerobic ribonucleoside triphosphate reductase, which translates to MSVEKKEYKDLIKEFTQVISIKSNDIKNENANMNSSTASGKMMKFASVSAKQFALKNLVDKFHANLHEKSIIHIHDLDYYPTKSTTCVQYNIEEIFKNGFRTRNGLIREPQSIGVYSELAAIIFQTTQNEMHGGQAIPAFDYFMAPGVNKSFRKALLRNIKKYLEFNDIEYNVMNINLLLKDDEITFENINSQKLSNYLDVQKLNEKVLNKIIKISTKEVTAETDQAMEGFIYNLNTQHSRGGNQVVFSSINLGTDTSKEGRQVTKSLLKALRNGLGNGETSIFPIVIFKVKTGVNIDEESYKKAMNLSQEVWFDEANEWKTPNFDLFLDAIRTTSLRLFPNFMFLDQPYNKHPLWNQKDKNSWYYEPATMGCRTRVFENVNGEKTSIGRGNLSFTSLNLPYIALDLLRAENLIQNNEINYNMIDFDNIKKEFIDRVEYYANEVCEQMYSRYQYQCSALAKEFPFIMNNNILSGGSKLKPNDKVEEVFKQGTLTVGFIGLAEALKALLNEHHGESETAQVFGLEVIKTINNVTNLWKQKYKLNFGVIATPAESVAGRMLKITRKEFGEISGVTSRDYFTNSNHVPVYYNTTAINKIKKEAAYHELTLGGSISYIELDGEAKKNLHAVLSIINAMRVSGINYGSLNHPVDRCKNCHYTSLIASCCPVCSNDDISRTRRITGYLVGDLDGWNQGKQAEEAERVKHKL; encoded by the coding sequence ATGAGTGTAGAAAAAAAAGAATATAAAGATTTAATTAAAGAATTTACACAAGTAATATCTATTAAGAGTAATGATATTAAAAATGAAAATGCTAATATGAATAGTAGTACAGCAAGCGGTAAGATGATGAAATTTGCGTCTGTCAGTGCTAAACAGTTCGCTCTAAAAAACTTAGTTGATAAGTTTCATGCAAACTTGCATGAAAAGTCTATAATACATATACACGATTTAGATTATTATCCTACAAAATCAACTACTTGTGTTCAATACAATATTGAGGAAATATTCAAAAATGGTTTTAGAACTAGAAATGGATTAATTAGGGAACCACAATCAATTGGTGTTTATTCAGAACTAGCAGCAATAATATTCCAAACTACTCAAAATGAAATGCATGGTGGTCAAGCTATTCCTGCTTTTGATTATTTTATGGCGCCAGGTGTTAATAAAAGTTTCAGAAAAGCATTATTGAGAAATATTAAAAAGTATTTGGAATTTAATGATATCGAATACAATGTAATGAATATAAATCTTTTATTAAAAGATGATGAAATAACTTTTGAAAATATTAATAGTCAAAAATTAAGCAACTATTTAGATGTTCAAAAACTTAATGAAAAAGTTCTAAATAAAATAATAAAAATTTCTACAAAAGAAGTAACTGCAGAAACAGATCAAGCTATGGAAGGTTTTATATATAATTTGAATACCCAACATTCAAGAGGAGGTAACCAGGTGGTTTTCTCTTCAATTAATCTTGGAACAGATACCTCAAAAGAAGGTAGACAGGTAACAAAATCATTGTTAAAGGCTTTAAGAAATGGTTTAGGAAATGGAGAAACTTCAATTTTTCCAATAGTTATTTTTAAAGTTAAAACTGGAGTCAACATTGATGAAGAAAGCTATAAAAAAGCTATGAACCTATCGCAAGAAGTTTGATTTGATGAAGCCAATGAATGAAAAACTCCAAACTTTGACTTATTTTTAGACGCAATCAGAACAACCAGTTTAAGACTATTTCCAAACTTTATGTTTTTAGATCAACCTTATAACAAGCACCCGCTTTGGAATCAAAAGGATAAAAACTCTTGATATTATGAGCCAGCAACAATGGGTTGTCGTACAAGAGTTTTCGAAAATGTAAATGGAGAAAAGACTTCAATAGGTAGGGGAAACTTAAGTTTTACTTCTTTAAATTTACCATATATTGCGCTGGACCTACTTAGAGCTGAAAATCTAATACAAAACAATGAAATAAACTATAATATGATTGACTTCGACAATATTAAAAAAGAATTTATTGATAGGGTCGAATATTACGCAAACGAAGTGTGTGAACAAATGTACTCAAGATATCAGTACCAATGCTCAGCATTAGCCAAGGAATTTCCATTTATAATGAATAATAATATTTTAAGTGGAGGCTCAAAATTGAAGCCAAATGATAAAGTTGAAGAGGTATTTAAACAAGGAACTTTAACAGTTGGATTTATTGGTTTAGCAGAAGCATTGAAAGCTTTATTGAATGAACATCATGGTGAATCTGAAACTGCTCAAGTATTTGGATTGGAAGTAATAAAAACTATCAATAATGTTACAAATTTATGAAAACAAAAATATAAATTAAACTTTGGAGTAATTGCAACACCTGCAGAATCTGTGGCTGGAAGAATGCTAAAAATCACAAGAAAAGAGTTTGGTGAGATTAGTGGAGTAACAAGTAGAGACTATTTCACAAACTCAAATCATGTTCCTGTATATTACAATACAACAGCGATTAATAAGATAAAAAAAGAAGCCGCTTATCATGAATTAACTTTGGGTGGAAGTATCAGTTATATTGAATTAGACGGAGAGGCTAAAAAAAACTTACACGCTGTTCTTTCTATCATCAATGCAATGAGAGTTAGCGGAATCAATTATGGAAGTTTAAATCATCCTGTTGACAGATGTAAAAATTGTCATTATACTTCTTTGATAGCTTCGTGTTGTCCGGTCTGCTCTAACGATGATATTTCAAGAACTAGAAGAATAACTGGATATCTAGTTGGAGATCTTGATGGTTGAAATCAAGGTAAACAAGCAGAAGAAGCAGAAAGGGTTAAACACAAATTATAG
- a CDS encoding TIGR00282 family metallophosphoesterase, with amino-acid sequence MNILLVGDVYSKSGRDAISKYLKDIIIKEKIDFTIVNGENISHGKGINKNHYTFLKKMGVDVITSGNHIFKSSDTVDFIDNVDDLLRPANMNSYLPGKGSNVYKAKGKKIRVTNLMGKTYMEHVNNPYESMDKILSEDNSDIHIVDFHGEASAEKIAFAWNYDGKIDVLVGTHTHVQTADERILNKGTAFITDMGMTGAYDSIIGANPEEVIKKEKLGIPTKFVPSTNEGMLNGVIVYFNENNQPTSIKRVFKYNEHKK; translated from the coding sequence ATGAATATACTATTGGTTGGTGATGTATACTCTAAAAGTGGTAGAGATGCCATTTCTAAGTATCTTAAAGATATTATAATAAAAGAAAAAATAGATTTTACTATTGTTAATGGAGAAAATATTTCTCACGGTAAAGGAATTAACAAAAATCATTACACTTTTTTAAAAAAAATGGGAGTCGATGTTATAACTAGTGGTAATCACATATTTAAAAGCTCAGATACAGTGGATTTTATTGATAATGTTGATGACCTACTAAGACCAGCAAATATGAATTCATATTTGCCGGGTAAAGGTTCAAATGTTTATAAAGCAAAGGGAAAAAAAATTAGAGTAACAAATTTGATGGGTAAAACTTATATGGAACATGTAAATAATCCATACGAGTCAATGGACAAAATACTTTCAGAGGATAATAGTGATATTCATATTGTAGATTTCCACGGTGAGGCGAGCGCTGAAAAAATCGCATTTGCATGAAATTATGATGGGAAAATAGATGTTTTAGTTGGAACACATACCCACGTTCAGACTGCTGATGAAAGAATTTTAAATAAAGGTACAGCCTTTATTACTGATATGGGTATGACAGGAGCTTATGACTCGATCATAGGTGCTAACCCAGAAGAAGTGATAAAAAAAGAAAAACTGGGTATTCCCACTAAGTTTGTACCAAGCACAAACGAAGGAATGTTAAACGGGGTTATAGTCTATTTCAACGAGAATAACCAGCCAACCTCAATTAAAAGAGTTTTTAAGTATAACGAGCATAAAAAATAA
- the ylxM gene encoding YlxM family DNA-binding protein: MKENNINKTIELTSLYDYYKKLLTDKQKKYFELYFFEDLTLHEISLDMSVSRNAVYDSISKTIATLNDLEKNLKLYKKSNIIKEKIEEYQKNKISKEDFISFIEGVV, encoded by the coding sequence ATGAAGGAGAATAATATCAACAAAACTATTGAGCTAACAAGTCTTTATGATTATTATAAAAAACTTCTTACAGATAAGCAGAAAAAGTATTTTGAGTTATATTTTTTTGAAGATTTAACACTACATGAAATAAGCCTAGACATGAGTGTTTCAAGAAACGCAGTTTACGATAGCATATCAAAGACAATAGCAACACTAAATGATTTAGAAAAAAACTTAAAACTTTACAAAAAATCTAATATCATTAAGGAAAAAATTGAAGAATATCAGAAAAATAAAATTTCAAAAGAAGATTTTATTTCATTTATTGAAGGAGTAGTTTAA
- the ftsY gene encoding signal recognition particle-docking protein FtsY, which produces MGFWKKIKEKKALKKQIKQHQKEHKNTLTFSKDIKNLSKKYKEADNEFFEELENVLIKTDMGMKMVLEISNKVRKRAKAKDGFSKIKQYLVDALYSSYSESSKTNNSLNYKDGRLNIYLIVGVNGVGKTTSIAKIANFYSNEGKKVLIAAGDTFRAGAVEQLEEWCQKRLKGVDLIKSNSSDPASVVFDGVKKGIKDNYDILLVDTAGRLQNKDNLMRELEKITKIIKKTVSDGPHERLLVIDAQTGQNGINQAKAFSEVTQVTGIILTKMDGTSKGGIALAIKDILNIPVKLVGFGEKPEDLKPFVVDEYISELTSDFMEDDDNEGE; this is translated from the coding sequence ATGGGTTTTTGAAAGAAAATTAAAGAAAAAAAAGCCTTAAAAAAGCAAATAAAGCAACATCAAAAAGAGCATAAAAATACATTAACCTTTTCGAAAGATATTAAAAATTTAAGTAAAAAATACAAGGAAGCAGATAATGAGTTTTTTGAGGAGCTTGAAAATGTTTTGATAAAAACCGACATGGGTATGAAAATGGTTTTAGAAATATCAAATAAAGTAAGAAAACGCGCAAAGGCTAAAGACGGTTTCTCAAAAATAAAGCAATATCTTGTTGATGCACTATATTCTTCATATAGTGAGTCAAGTAAAACTAATAATAGTTTAAATTATAAAGATGGTCGCCTTAATATTTATTTGATTGTGGGTGTTAATGGTGTTGGTAAAACAACAAGTATAGCCAAAATCGCAAACTTTTACTCCAATGAAGGTAAAAAAGTGTTGATTGCTGCGGGTGATACATTTAGGGCTGGTGCCGTGGAGCAGTTAGAAGAATGATGTCAAAAACGTTTAAAAGGTGTTGACTTAATCAAATCAAACTCTTCTGACCCAGCAAGTGTTGTATTTGACGGTGTTAAAAAAGGTATTAAAGATAACTATGATATATTACTAGTTGATACAGCGGGTAGATTGCAAAATAAAGATAATCTTATGAGAGAACTTGAAAAAATAACAAAAATCATAAAAAAAACAGTAAGTGATGGTCCTCATGAAAGGTTATTAGTGATAGATGCCCAGACAGGACAAAATGGTATAAACCAAGCGAAGGCTTTCTCAGAGGTTACTCAAGTTACAGGTATAATATTAACTAAGATGGATGGTACAAGTAAAGGTGGGATTGCTTTAGCAATCAAAGATATACTAAATATCCCTGTTAAATTAGTTGGTTTTGGTGAAAAGCCAGAAGATCTTAAGCCTTTTGTTGTTGATGAATATATAAGTGAGCTAACTAGCGATTTTATGGAAGATGATGATAATGAAGGAGAATAA